Within Bactrocera oleae isolate idBacOlea1 chromosome 6, idBacOlea1, whole genome shotgun sequence, the genomic segment TGTTGCTCTTAGTAGGTTATTTAAAGTATATTACAAGCTAGTCAgtataaattataaagtaatcATTACACTTTGCTTAGATGCATTTTTATGTTCCATGTGGcataatattatgtatgtatatatatcaatactattgattaaatatatatcaatacGGTGTACTATAAGTTACTCACAAGCTTGTGAGCGAATTAAAATATAGCACCTGTCTAATAGAGTTCGACCGAAAAATCGACCAGTATTAGCCAAAAGTATTGCCAACGgccaaaaatttcgaaaaaaagatTCCACAGATCCTTGTGATTTTTGTCAACTGTTGCAAAAAATCTGATTTTCTTTTAAGAAACTTTcgttaatttcataaaatattcgtttgcttagcaaaaatttatataattttccttaTGATTACAATAATCTGCCAAATACCgaatttaaaatcattaaatttttttgttttattttagttgATAATCGTATTATTTTGTCTAACAACTTGTGTTGCTATATTTCAGTTTCTATTTGCGTTCTATACTTTATAATATTCAgaattttatagttttgaaaTAGCATTTATAATAAAGTTCATTTAGTGACTTACTCTTTCTCTCACCTTCTTCTCTGACTTTGATTTTGGCACATCCTTTTTCTTCTTTCGTGGCGGTATTCGTCCATTAAATTCCTGTAAACGTTCACGGCCGGCTGTAAAATTATCGAAACGGTCATCGAACTCATCCCAGCTGGTCTCATGCTCGCTATGATATTCGCGTTCATCATCGTTGGTGGTTGATGTACGACGCGAGCTATatgaataaataagaaaaataattattacattCATTAAAATAAGACACAAGTGACAACAAAGATACATGTGTGAAAGAAAGAAATGCTATAGATTATAAGTAATCAgtctacatttttcaaattgcaTGAAAGTGAAAATCATGCtgcctacatacttgtataaaaaattcttaAGTTAGCGCAAAAAACTGCGATTTTTTATCAGAATGCATAATTGCACAAATAACAAAGAATAAGTAGGGATCATGTGTGTGGGGGAGGTGAAACGCCGACACAAATGACCAGCTGCGAATTGTGCTCATTCTCATGGCGATAAAAGAATTATATGTGTAAGCGATAATATAGGCGCTACGATCGAGACAAGCCAATCGACGCAGCTCTGCTTGTAAGTATGCACGTTTCAGCTGGAAGTCTTAAATTGTAGTGATTATCTTAGCACCCGAGCATGTCGCGCATGTCGATATGTATAGCAAGCGTTAGCTGTATGGGAAGCTGGGGGCTTGTACAGTTGTCGACGGCTGCTGTTAAAATTGGCGTTGCCAACTGATTGATAGCGCTGGCGTACAACACATTCGGTGCGTAAAAACATGTCATGGGAATTGATATTTTTAGCACATAAGCAACAGGCAACAAAAGTGAGATTTCGCAATCTAAATGGCGCGTTAATTTGTTGAGGGAGCTGCTGTCGGTCGTTGATCGCGCGCACATTAATATAACGTTCGCCCGCAAATCATACGCTTTCACACATACGAACGTCATCAGCGGCGCTATATGCTTATAGTTGGCGTTTTGCTTAGCACATCGCACTACTGTATAAAGTAGGCGTTGCTGAACGATAAGAGAATGTATAAACGCGTGATTTATAGAAATGGAAATTTGGTAGAGCGGCGACAAtgagttttatttttgtatatttattttttttgcgcaTTTTGACAATTTCATAGTTACAATACACCGTTATATCCAGGTTTCGTTAAGTTATGAAAACAATTTAATGTATTGGAAACATGTGAAAGGttgagaaacattttttttgcactttCGTCCAGTTTCGAAAAGTTTTGTGAAGTTTCGTTAAGTTTCGAAAACTTTTCTTAAGTTTGGGTAATCAACATTCATCGTCAATTGAGGGGCTTTTGAACAAATTTTAGCTAAATATGATATTTGCCGTCAAATGTTGTCTCAACTTTCGTTAAGATGAAAACactttcttattatttatttttattttattagacaAATATGTCAACAGTCGTCAACTATAACAACAACTTCGTtaggttttgaaaattttcgttgagtttcaaaaaatttctttcaaaatttcaaaaatttctttaagcttgaaaattcctttttttatgatttagAAATTTAAGTTGAGTTTCAAAAACGTTATAAAATGAATTCTTGCAATTTTAGTCACCactttgataaaatttaaaatgtagaGTAGTCTGcgctcaatataaaaaaaattcgaattttatAGTTCCCCACTTACCGCTTTTGTGCATCTGAGAGGCTACGATGCAATCGCGAATGTCCGCTCATGCCACACGAGGTCGTCGATGTTGATGTCGACGCTGTTGCCACACAACCGCGTTGGTGCGTTGTCGCTTCCGTCGCACCGAATACGTTGCCGGTGCAGGTGCTTGCATTGGCGGTGAGCGGTGTCGGCGGTGGTGTATATTGATAATATGGATATGTATGTggttggtattgttgttgtggcgctGGTTGACTATGTGCACCATTGTGACTACTCGACGGCATGGGTGGTGCCGATTGCGGTGGTTGTAGGTGTGATCCGCTGCTGCAACCGCCACTGATATTGTGATGACGAAAGAAGGTATTCTCTTCGCCAGCAGCATAACTGACACTGGTGCGCGGAGTACGTGGTGTACTAAGACTGAGTGGGAAGAATACTTCGCCATTGCCGACACCGGAACCAGCAGGACCGCTGCCGCCGCCGCTACCTGTATATGGTGAGGGGCTGTGGACTTGACAACATGGACTGGCTGGCGGGGGATACTGGAAGGCGGTAGCATCTGGAAGTAGAAGAAATTTCCGAATTTAGAATGCTTCTTGCTtcatttttaatgtttatagTAGTTGCTAAtcaaaaaaagttgtaaaaaagttTCGTTAAGTTTCTGTTTATTccattatgttttataattaaGTTAAGAGACAATCTCTCGAAACCAAAtgcatatttttcaagtttaaTCAATAGGTTTTGGCCAAATAAGCCTAAAAAATTTCGTTAGATTTTTTATTCTTTcgttaaattttagaaaaatgtttaaaaaaatatggtattgtagtaataattaataattaaataaaagtaaaaaaaatttaccgaaTAAGTCAAAAAAAGTTTCGTTAAATCTTTCGTTAAGCTTtacaaaagtgttaaaaataaattgctataatataagtaataacttgttccaaaataaaaattacatggCTCCGAAATCTACCACTTGTAAATAAAGTTGTGAGAACATTCTTATGGCTCAGGCTAAAAATCACAAGACACCTGAGATAAAGTgatcatacatatatgatttctaaaaatattgcaCATGTGCAGCCATGGCGTCGGCATGTTAAATTAActgcataaaaacaacaacaacgttatATGCTATGGAAGCAGCCCAGCTCTTAATGTATTTAAAGCGTTTTAATGCAATCGCGAAATCATAAAAATCAATCAAGCAGAAGAAGGCATTTAAAAGGTGCAAATAAAGCAGaaataaaacatgaaaaaggtgccaataaaaattgcatataatttGCATGAAATTATACAAACTATTCTGTAAAGTATGTAGAAGTTGCATATATCACTTAgcgtgcatacacacacacacacacacactcgtatggcaatatatttgcatatatgataAATGTAAGTGTTTAGGAGCTATGTGAGTACACATGCTTGATTTATGCGAATGCACGGCTAATAAATGCAAACACAACTTGCCACTTTGCATATTGCTATGTAATTTGAGTTATGCTGTTTTCCTTATTTACGGACTTTTGATTGTTTCATATGTAATTTGCTCTTCTTTGATTTTAAACGGCACattaacttttgaattgcaatttttttaatagcataCGAGTATATCGTTTATCGATTATTTGTTATCGGTGATTATtatctatataataaatatatttatatatgaccATTCTCTATAGCATAAATACtgttaaataacattttagAGTTATTATTGGTTCTATAactctttatatataatattatgctaAGTTCTccaatagttttaattatcaaaatatttatatacattttttttatataatattttagtttcatATGAAAAAAGGGGTGGTTattctttaagaaaaaattataataaataataaaatataaatttgtttctaATTTTGAGAAAGCTCGGAGgaataatttttatagcaaaaatgttacgcaaaattttgtaaaataaatatattagaatttttgtacaaatttttttttgttccaaatttttttcgaaacatttttgcataaatgtttattttccaaattttttttttcgaaaaatttgtgTCTTTCAGCAATGCGCCATTAACTGCTACCGCCAATAATTCGTGGCAGCCTCCAAAACAGTGACGCAATTCTGCACATTTGACCTACTATCCTTGATCTCGCGCGCACATTGATAGCCACAACATGAAAAGCTAACAGTTACAGCTATGTATCTAAATGGCAAGACAACTTCAAAAATAGCAACAGCAGTCGGCGTTAAATGAGCAACATTTAAAAGGGGAAGAGCAGGGGTGTGCAGAGCAATAGCAAAAGCTGTGCAAACCTTGCGCTCAGCTGTTCAAATGTTTAATTTCATTATGAACGGACGCTTGGCCGCAGACAACAAAAGCTAATGGAGcgtaaatttgttgttattaacaTTTGTGGAGGCAACTGGCATGATTGTTCGCTGTGGCTGCAGGCAGCGGCACGAACTATGCAGCAACCACTCCTTAACAGCGAGAAGAATgagtagaagaagaagaagaagaagaaaaaacaatttttattaataaaaaagtagaaaaaagttGGTAACTAATTTCAtgattgctgttgttggtaAGTAACATTTGATACACGCTTACTGCCACAGTAACATGTGCTGCTGAtttcctttgttgttgttgtttgccatATTTTTCTATCACGCGCTGACAATGATGTATAAGCATGCATAAGCATTTGTTGGCATTAGCCGCTAGCTAGCTAGCGCACGTGAATCGCTCGTTCGATTGGCCGCTTTGCTAGCGGGCGCGCAAGCTTTAAGCAGCTGAGCAGCGGGGCAGCTGTCGCCGTTAACCTTGAAATGTAGTAGCATCATTAATTCCATTACAGCATAACACTTGGTGGATTTGCTGTCATTTGCTATTTTATAATGTAGTTTTTTGCAGCTCGTGAAGCTGAAGCGCAATAATGGTAGTAATaaagtaataacaataacagcttGCAATGCAATTGCATTATATGATCTGCGTTCTGCAGCGTTGTTGGCATTTAAAGTGGCATTAGAACAATATAAGATATGAGTTAgcgattttttttcgaattttttattgttgtattttttgtagTTATGCTGTTAATCTGCTGTTAGTGTTAGGAGTGCGGTTTTTACGGTTTTTGCTAATGAAgcatgaaaattaaattgttggaataattacaacaatagataaaattgtaaaaaaatacaacaaaaacaacaaaaaattatgaaatggtCGGCTTATGTGAGGAAAAATTTCGAAGGAGGagagaatataaaatgaaaaaaagtgaaattaaggTGTGATGGGACTAAAAGAATCAGTATCTCTTTTTTCTAACCatgttaataataagataaGGAAGAAAATTAAGCTTTGGACTAAGGGTGTCATTCTGAGTTGCCTTTTGTAAAAAAGATTTAGTTAAAgctgttttattttcaaaataatattacagaATATACATTCAGTATATCGTGAACTTAAATTTGATATAAGTGTCTAAAATATTCAGGGTTGCATTTTATAGCTGTATGCACTGAGAGAAGTTTTAATCTTTAAAGTAATGGAAAATCtcatgaaaattattatatatctacTGATGTATATCACTTTTTATATAGTATTGACTGCTCCAACCTAATCTAGCATAGTTGCAGCATTAAACTTCCTTCAATAAAACAATCGGACTGTAATCATTGTTAAAGTAAAGTGACGGCCACAAATATTTTCTCAGCCGCAAGTTACTTCAAAGGAAATCTTGCCGTCTTGGAATTTATCTTTgcggtatacatacatacaagtatgttattgttgtaattagTAAGAATATTTTTATCACATAAATGCTAAAAGATTTCCGTAATAGCTGCGCATTGTTGTAATTTATTgtttaacttgttttttttttttttttaatttttcatgtaTTAGGaacatgcatgtatttatagATTCAAgtagttttgttgttattatttaactaattaaaaaacCATTACAACGCTTTGTACAGGATTTTCGCAAATCATGTCTCTTTTATagcatttttcaatataatttccgATTTTTTTATGATTGTAGTGATTGAATGCGCCGTTTCGAGGCAGACAATAAAGTGTTTGCGTTACATTTTGTTGACTATTTTGATGCTTTGATAAGTTGCCGCATGTTGTTGGATATGCGCTGTTGGAGTAGTAGCTTCAGTGGGGCAGTATTTTACAGCAGTTGaatgctgtttttgtttttaagacaAAAGAAATGACAAAGATGATGAAAAATGAGAGTGAAAGTGAGAAGGGCATACTAATGGttgaaaacttaaaagttgagttgtctttaattaaaaatgagtTAACTCAGTTAATAATTAATACAGCAATAATAATTATACAACAATTATAATAGTTAAGTCATTtataaagtatttaataaaatgtcaTGCAAAAACAtggaatttatttcaatttcaagttaattaatataatttcttaCTTTTGATTAATTAAGAAGTTATTTGAACATGGAATTGAATTATTGATTGTGTGGGTAAAAGTTATGTGATTAATAGTGGTAAGCCCAAATCGATTGGCGT encodes:
- the hid gene encoding cell death protein hid isoform X2, producing the protein MAVVFYMPEGGGDDSASSSSGGHGSAGSGSAASSTSQSPNTTTSATQTPMQSPLPPHFMMAFYQYMNATAFQYPPPASPCCQVHSPSPYTGSGGGSGPAGSGVGNGEVFFPLSLSTPRTPRTSVSYAAGEENTFFRHHNISGGCSSGSHLQPPQSAPPMPSSSHNGAHSQPAPQQQYQPHTYPYYQYTPPPTPLTANASTCTGNVFGATEATTHQRGCVATASTSTSTTSCGMSGHSRLHRSLSDAQKRSRRTSTTNDDEREYHSEHETSWDEFDDRFDNFTAGRERLQEFNGRIPPRKKKKDVPKSKSEKKVRERPFKGFIWPTVVTVIVVAMGCGFLVTR
- the hid gene encoding cell death protein hid isoform X1; the encoded protein is MAVVFYMPEGGGDDSASSSSGGHGSAGSGSAASSTSQSPNTTTSATQTPMQSPLPPHFMMAFYQYMNATAFQYPPPASPCCQVHSPSPYTGSGGGSGPAGSGVGNGEVFFPLSLSTPRTPRTSVSYAAGEENTFFRHHNISGGCSSGSHLQPPQSAPPMPSSSHNGAHSQPAPQQQYQPHTYPYYQYTPPPTPLTANASTCTGNVFGATEATTHQRGCVATASTSTSTTSCGMSGHSRLHRSLSDAQKRSRRTSTTNDDEREYHSEHETSWDEFDDRFDNFTAGRERLQEFNGRIPPRKKKKDVPKSKSEKKVRERQPFKGFIWPTVVTVIVVAMGCGFLVTR
- the hid gene encoding cell death protein hid isoform X4, with product MAVVFYMPEGGGDDSASSSSGGHGSAGSGSAASSTSQSPNTTTSATQTPMQSPLPPHFMMAFYQYMNATAFQYPPPASPCCQVHSPSPYTGSGGGSGPAGSGVGNGEVFFPLSLSTPRTPRTSVSYAAGEENTFFRHHNISGGCSSGSHLQPPQSAPPMPSSSHNGAHSQPAPQQQYQPHTYPYYQYTPPPTPLTANASTCTGNVFGATEATTHQRGCVATASTSTSTTSCGMSGHSRLHRSLSDAQKRSRRTSTTNDDEREYHSEHETSWDEFDDRFDNFTAGRERLQEFNGRIPPRKKKKDVPKSKSEKKPFKGFIWPTVVTVIVVAMGCGFLVTR
- the hid gene encoding cell death protein hid isoform X3; the encoded protein is MAVVFYMPEGGGDDSASSSSGGHGSAGSGSAASSTSQSPNTTTSATQTPMQSPLPPHFMMAFYQYMNATAFQYPPPASPCCQVHSPSPYTGSGGGSGPAGSGVGNGEVFFPLSLSTPRTPRTSVSYAAGEENTFFRHHNISGGCSSGSHLQPPQSAPPMPSSSHNGAHSQPAPQQQYQPHTYPYYQYTPPPTPLTANASTCTGNVFGATEATTHQRGCVATASTSTSTTSCGMSGHSRLHRSLSDAQKRSRRTSTTNDDEREYHSEHETSWDEFDDRFDNFTAGRERLQEFNGRIPPRKKKKDVPKSKSEKKQPFKGFIWPTVVTVIVVAMGCGFLVTR